In the genome of Cupriavidus taiwanensis, one region contains:
- a CDS encoding SDR family NAD(P)-dependent oxidoreductase, producing the protein MNFNGKNVLVTGARGNLGRAVAHAFAQAGARVVLLDRHDAPLPEIGSGHLALQADLLDADSLGKAIDQAVQACGRIDVVCNLAGGFAMGTGIHETSAADWNRLFDMNVGTVLNMARAVVPHMLSAGGGAIVNIGANSAARGLAQMGAYCASKDALARVTESMSAELRDQGIRVNAVLPSILDTPENRQAMPDADTSRWVALDALADVILFLASDAARAVHGALVPVVNRA; encoded by the coding sequence ATGAACTTCAACGGCAAGAACGTACTGGTCACCGGCGCACGCGGCAACCTCGGGCGCGCGGTCGCGCACGCCTTCGCGCAGGCAGGCGCGCGCGTGGTACTGCTGGACCGTCACGACGCACCATTGCCGGAAATCGGCAGCGGCCACCTGGCGCTGCAGGCCGACCTGCTCGACGCGGACAGTCTCGGCAAGGCCATCGACCAGGCCGTGCAGGCATGCGGACGCATCGACGTGGTGTGCAACCTGGCCGGCGGCTTTGCCATGGGCACGGGCATCCACGAGACCAGCGCGGCCGACTGGAACCGCCTGTTCGACATGAACGTGGGCACGGTGCTGAACATGGCGCGCGCGGTGGTGCCGCATATGCTGTCCGCGGGCGGCGGCGCCATCGTCAACATCGGCGCCAATTCGGCGGCGCGCGGCCTGGCGCAGATGGGCGCCTACTGCGCATCGAAGGACGCGCTGGCGCGCGTGACCGAATCGATGTCGGCCGAGCTGCGCGACCAGGGCATCCGCGTCAACGCGGTGCTGCCCAGCATCCTCGACACGCCCGAGAACCGCCAGGCCATGCCGGATGCCGACACCTCCCGCTGGGTCGCCCTCGATGCGCTGGCCGACGTGATCCTGTTCCTCGCCTCCGACGCCGCGCGCGCGGTGCACGGCGCGCTGGTGCCGGTGGTCAACCGCGCCTGA
- a CDS encoding type 1 glutamine amidotransferase domain-containing protein — translation MKILMVLTSHDQLGNTGKKTGFWLEEFAAPYYVFKDAGVDLTLASPKGGQPPIDPKSDDPDAQTDATRRFRADTAAQQALASTLTLDQVKADDFDAVFYPGGHGPLWDLAEDKRSIALIEQFDRLGKPVGAVCHAPGVLRHVKGADGQPLVKGKEVTGFTNSEEEAVQLTEVVPFLVEDVLKASGGRFTRGDDWASHVAVAGRLVTGQNPASSEAGAEAVLRLLK, via the coding sequence ATGAAAATCCTGATGGTGCTGACCTCGCACGACCAGCTTGGCAATACGGGCAAGAAGACCGGCTTCTGGCTGGAGGAATTCGCCGCGCCCTACTACGTCTTCAAGGACGCCGGCGTTGACCTGACGCTGGCCTCGCCCAAGGGCGGCCAGCCGCCGATCGATCCCAAGAGCGACGATCCGGATGCGCAGACCGATGCGACCCGCCGCTTCCGCGCCGACACCGCCGCGCAGCAGGCACTGGCCAGCACGCTGACGCTGGACCAGGTGAAGGCCGACGACTTCGACGCCGTGTTCTATCCCGGCGGCCATGGCCCGCTGTGGGACCTGGCGGAAGACAAGCGGTCGATCGCGCTGATCGAGCAGTTCGACCGGCTCGGCAAGCCGGTGGGCGCCGTGTGCCATGCGCCGGGGGTGCTGCGGCACGTCAAGGGCGCGGACGGGCAGCCGCTGGTCAAGGGCAAGGAAGTCACCGGCTTTACCAACAGCGAGGAAGAGGCGGTGCAGCTGACCGAGGTGGTGCCGTTCCTGGTGGAGGATGTGCTGAAGGCCAGCGGCGGGCGGTTTACGCGCGGGGATGACTGGGCCAGCCACGTTGCGGTGGCGGGACGGCTGGTGACGGGGCAGAACCCGGCGTCGTCGGAGGCGGGGGCCGAGGCGGTGTTGAGGTTGTTGAAGTAA
- a CDS encoding cupin domain-containing protein: MDTIEPPAATGRAPLAFARLYADAAGESHFAPLAVAVTERLFAPPARAFWVSPLEEAARQGFLVVPAGWVGEPHPSPLRMWVFVLGGAMEFEASDGERRALPTGSALLLEDTTGKGHASKVVGPADATLAVVQMPVPPA; encoded by the coding sequence ATGGACACCATCGAGCCGCCCGCCGCGACCGGGCGAGCGCCGCTGGCGTTTGCGCGGCTGTATGCGGATGCGGCCGGCGAATCGCACTTCGCGCCGCTTGCCGTTGCCGTCACCGAGCGCCTGTTCGCGCCGCCTGCGCGCGCGTTCTGGGTATCGCCGCTGGAGGAAGCCGCCCGGCAAGGCTTCCTGGTCGTGCCCGCTGGCTGGGTCGGCGAACCACACCCGTCGCCACTGCGCATGTGGGTCTTCGTGCTGGGTGGCGCGATGGAATTCGAGGCGAGCGATGGCGAACGCCGCGCGCTGCCGACAGGCAGCGCACTGCTGCTCGAAGACACCACCGGCAAGGGCCACGCCAGCAAGGTGGTCGGCCCCGCCGACGCCACGCTGGCCGTGGTGCAGATGCCGGTGCCGCCGGCCTGA
- a CDS encoding penicillin acylase family protein: MLRTPRRLAAALALLATASPVAIPAAMAEAPARQNLFAVPGLEKPASVLVDRWGVPHIYAGTLYDAFYAQGFMAARDRLWQIDLWRKRGLGEMARDFGPAYAEGDRMARAVLFRGDMYREWLAYGSDAKRVAEAFVAGVNAYVALTEQKPELLPPEFRKLDYKPSRWQAEDIVRIRHHGLTLNFTGEIDRARLYCEAKTHAARADWLRRELDPQVEPSLNPGIDPCTVPAAELRRAYELATAPARFPKEAWGDARAAGIPLDQLYAVVDANSDTGRSLGSNNWVIGGKRTTTGRPILANDPHRSHGAPSLRYISHLNAPGMSVIGAGEPFLPGISIGHNGTIAFGLTRFYMDQEDLYGYELNPANPREYKYKGRWEPMETITEEIAVKGEPAPRKVTLDFTRHGPVLVSGAGHAWALRAAWLDHGMAPYFGSMDYMRARNWDQFRAAMNRWGAPGENQVYADTGGNIGWIPGGLTVKRPNWDGLTPVAGDGRYEWAGYRNMDELPWAYNPAPGYIVTANENNIPPEHPAAKLGVGYEWSDSSRARRLKAVVGANPRSSVQDSMAWQNDTVSLPAQRVVALLQDLRSDDPQLARGLELLRGWNGNERADSAAAALFEVWFSKHLRQAVVRAALPPEAARLVGAGDAARVVAVLEQPGPWMPPERRNAVMLESLKAAMAEVEAKLGPDPRAWQWGKLHTAVFTHPMDPILSDAERQQFNVNAGPIGGSAFTPMNTSYRNTDFRLTAGASFRMVLDVGNWDASRVINTPGQSGNPASPHYRDLAPLWAKGEYFPLVYTRKAVEKASRERVELVPQ, encoded by the coding sequence ATGTTACGCACCCCCCGCCGCCTGGCCGCTGCGCTGGCCCTGCTCGCCACCGCCAGCCCCGTCGCCATCCCGGCCGCCATGGCCGAAGCGCCTGCCCGCCAGAACCTCTTTGCCGTGCCCGGCCTGGAAAAACCCGCCAGCGTGCTGGTCGACCGCTGGGGCGTGCCGCATATCTATGCCGGCACGCTCTACGACGCCTTCTATGCGCAGGGCTTCATGGCCGCGCGTGACCGCCTGTGGCAGATCGACCTGTGGCGCAAGCGCGGGCTCGGCGAGATGGCCAGGGACTTCGGCCCGGCCTATGCCGAGGGCGACCGCATGGCGCGCGCGGTGCTGTTCCGCGGCGACATGTACCGCGAATGGCTGGCCTACGGCTCCGACGCCAAGCGCGTGGCCGAGGCCTTTGTCGCGGGGGTGAACGCCTACGTCGCGCTGACCGAGCAGAAGCCCGAGCTGCTGCCGCCTGAATTCCGCAAGCTCGACTACAAGCCGTCGCGCTGGCAGGCCGAAGACATCGTGCGCATCCGCCACCACGGCCTGACGCTGAACTTCACCGGCGAGATCGATCGCGCCCGCCTCTACTGCGAGGCCAAGACCCACGCCGCGCGCGCCGACTGGCTGCGGCGCGAGCTCGACCCGCAGGTCGAACCCAGCCTCAACCCCGGCATCGACCCCTGCACCGTGCCCGCGGCCGAACTGCGCCGCGCCTACGAACTGGCCACCGCCCCCGCGCGCTTCCCGAAGGAAGCCTGGGGCGACGCCCGGGCCGCCGGCATCCCGCTGGACCAGCTCTACGCCGTGGTCGATGCCAACAGTGATACCGGCCGCAGCCTGGGCTCGAACAACTGGGTCATCGGCGGCAAGCGCACCACCACCGGCCGCCCGATCCTGGCCAACGACCCGCACCGCTCGCATGGCGCGCCCAGCCTGCGCTACATCAGCCATCTCAACGCGCCCGGGATGTCGGTGATCGGCGCCGGCGAGCCGTTCCTGCCGGGCATCTCGATCGGGCATAACGGCACCATTGCCTTTGGCCTGACGCGCTTCTACATGGACCAGGAAGACCTGTACGGCTACGAGCTGAACCCGGCCAACCCGCGCGAGTACAAGTACAAGGGCCGCTGGGAGCCGATGGAGACCATCACCGAAGAGATCGCGGTCAAGGGCGAGCCCGCGCCGCGCAAGGTCACCCTCGACTTCACCCGCCATGGCCCGGTGCTGGTGTCCGGCGCCGGGCACGCCTGGGCGCTGCGCGCGGCGTGGCTGGACCACGGCATGGCGCCGTACTTCGGTTCGATGGACTACATGCGCGCGCGCAACTGGGACCAGTTCCGCGCCGCCATGAACCGCTGGGGCGCGCCGGGCGAGAACCAGGTCTATGCCGACACCGGCGGCAATATCGGCTGGATCCCGGGCGGGCTGACCGTCAAGCGTCCCAACTGGGACGGCCTGACGCCGGTGGCCGGCGACGGCCGCTATGAATGGGCCGGCTACCGCAACATGGACGAGCTGCCGTGGGCCTATAACCCCGCGCCGGGCTATATCGTCACCGCCAATGAAAACAACATCCCGCCCGAGCACCCGGCCGCCAAGCTGGGCGTGGGATATGAATGGAGCGACAGTTCGCGCGCGCGCCGGCTGAAGGCGGTGGTCGGCGCCAATCCGCGCAGCTCGGTGCAGGATTCGATGGCGTGGCAGAACGACACCGTGTCGCTGCCGGCGCAGCGCGTGGTCGCGCTGCTGCAGGACCTGCGCAGCGACGACCCGCAGCTGGCCCGCGGCCTGGAGCTGCTGCGCGGCTGGAACGGCAACGAACGCGCCGACAGCGCCGCCGCGGCGTTGTTCGAAGTCTGGTTCAGCAAGCACCTGCGCCAGGCCGTGGTGCGTGCCGCGCTGCCGCCCGAAGCCGCGCGCCTGGTCGGCGCCGGCGATGCCGCGCGCGTGGTCGCGGTGCTGGAGCAGCCCGGGCCATGGATGCCGCCGGAGCGCCGCAATGCCGTCATGCTGGAATCGCTGAAGGCCGCGATGGCCGAGGTCGAAGCCAAGCTCGGCCCCGACCCGCGCGCCTGGCAATGGGGCAAGCTCCACACCGCCGTGTTCACGCATCCGATGGACCCGATCCTGAGCGATGCCGAACGCCAGCAGTTCAACGTCAACGCGGGCCCGATCGGCGGCTCGGCCTTCACGCCGATGAACACCAGCTACCGCAATACGGATTTCCGGCTGACTGCGGGCGCGTCGTTCCGCATGGTGCTGGACGTCGGCAACTGGGATGCCTCGCGCGTGATCAACACGCCGGGGCAGTCTGGCAATCCGGCCAGCCCGCATTACCGCGACCTGGCGCCGTTGTGGGCCAAGGGGGAGTATTTCCCGCTGGTTTATACGCGCAAGGCGGTGGAGAAGGCGAGCAGGGAGAGGGTGGAGCTGGTGCCGCAGTGA
- a CDS encoding LysR family transcriptional regulator, whose protein sequence is MPAIQKMNIAGKDLNLLYVFHVLYQEGNASRAAARMALSQPALSHKLNRLRDELGDPLFVRAPRGLTPTPRAHVLAPQVQRLVADLDAFYDACDGRDFLARSEAVHIYTTDYMEQLLLPALLPRLRRDAPGVVLVTHNTRGELPREELEKGTCDLAIAGFYENLPDTFHQQRLGSEDFVVLASRTNRRIADGLDLDAFLACEHLLTTLTGDLNGVVDRALARLGHRRTVVAGLSSFLAPSRLVRGSALLLTCLRSVAQEAVARDPDLVMLPVPFALPRVDMMQIWHARTDADRLRRWLRQQIQEAASAIGAAAPAARRPRVRRG, encoded by the coding sequence ATGCCTGCCATCCAAAAAATGAATATCGCCGGCAAGGACCTGAACCTGCTCTACGTCTTCCATGTGCTGTACCAGGAAGGCAACGCCTCGCGCGCGGCGGCGCGCATGGCGCTGAGCCAGCCGGCGCTGAGCCACAAGCTCAACCGGCTGCGCGACGAACTGGGCGACCCGCTGTTCGTGCGCGCGCCGCGCGGCCTGACGCCGACGCCGCGCGCGCATGTGCTGGCGCCGCAGGTGCAGCGGCTGGTGGCGGACCTGGATGCGTTCTACGACGCCTGCGACGGCCGCGATTTCCTGGCACGCAGCGAGGCCGTCCACATCTACACCACCGACTACATGGAGCAGCTGCTGCTGCCGGCGCTGTTGCCGCGGCTGCGCCGCGACGCGCCGGGGGTGGTGCTGGTCACGCACAACACGCGCGGCGAGCTGCCGCGCGAGGAACTGGAGAAGGGCACCTGCGACCTGGCGATCGCCGGCTTCTATGAGAACCTGCCCGACACCTTCCACCAGCAGCGGCTGGGCAGCGAGGATTTCGTGGTGCTGGCCTCGCGCACCAATCGACGCATCGCGGATGGCCTGGACCTGGACGCGTTCCTGGCGTGCGAGCACCTGCTGACCACGCTGACCGGCGATCTCAACGGCGTGGTCGATCGCGCGCTGGCGCGGCTGGGGCACCGGCGCACGGTGGTGGCGGGTTTGTCGAGCTTCCTGGCGCCGAGCCGGCTGGTGCGCGGTTCGGCGCTGTTGCTGACCTGCCTGCGCTCGGTCGCGCAGGAAGCGGTGGCGCGCGATCCGGACCTGGTGATGCTGCCGGTGCCGTTCGCGCTGCCGCGGGTCGACATGATGCAGATCTGGCACGCGCGCACCGATGCCGACCGGCTGCGGCGCTGGCTGCGCCAGCAGATCCAGGAAGCGGCCAGCGCCATCGGCGCCGCCGCACCCGCGGCGCGCCGGCCGCGCGTCAGGCGCGGTTGA
- a CDS encoding GntR family transcriptional regulator, giving the protein MATTSKKAASGAAAKTPRRAAAKAAPGASQKTMQKASANTAPDDESGQEGAGSEASATEAIYLSLLYAIMEHRLLAGTKLVEERLCEVTGASRARIRQVFARLAHEKLVTLVPNRGAFVSSPTVDEAREVFQARRVVEPALAAELAQRATPAKVRSLRRHAMEEDNARARGDRAAMIRLSGEFHILLAEMAGNAILEKLIREMVSLTCLIITLYDRPGAPACAEHEHRQLIDAIEQRDAARASALMAEHLEHIEGSLDLSMPDSGAPDFYSIFSKG; this is encoded by the coding sequence ATGGCAACCACATCGAAAAAGGCGGCGTCCGGCGCCGCCGCCAAAACCCCGCGCCGCGCCGCCGCCAAGGCTGCCCCCGGAGCCTCGCAGAAGACCATGCAAAAGGCCTCGGCCAATACCGCCCCGGACGACGAGAGCGGCCAGGAAGGCGCCGGCAGCGAGGCCTCTGCCACCGAGGCGATCTACCTGAGCCTGCTCTACGCCATCATGGAGCACCGCCTGCTGGCGGGCACCAAGCTGGTCGAGGAGCGGCTGTGCGAAGTGACCGGCGCCAGCCGGGCGCGCATCCGCCAGGTGTTCGCGCGCCTGGCGCACGAGAAGCTGGTCACGCTGGTGCCCAACCGCGGCGCCTTTGTCTCCAGCCCGACTGTGGACGAAGCGCGCGAGGTGTTCCAGGCGCGCCGCGTGGTCGAGCCCGCGCTGGCCGCCGAACTCGCCCAACGCGCCACGCCGGCCAAGGTGCGCAGCCTGCGCCGCCATGCCATGGAAGAAGACAACGCGCGCGCCCGCGGCGACCGCGCGGCGATGATCCGCCTGTCGGGCGAGTTCCATATCCTGCTGGCCGAGATGGCCGGCAACGCCATCCTGGAAAAGCTGATCCGCGAGATGGTGTCGCTGACCTGCCTGATCATCACGCTGTACGACCGCCCCGGCGCCCCCGCCTGCGCCGAGCACGAGCACCGGCAGCTGATCGACGCCATCGAACAGCGCGATGCCGCGCGCGCCAGCGCGCTGATGGCGGAACACCTGGAACACATCGAAGGCTCGCTCGACCTGAGCATGCCGGACAGCGGCGCTCCGGACTTCTACAGCATCTTCAGCAAGGGCTGA
- a CDS encoding DUF427 domain-containing protein → MPGKPVRIPGPDHPISITPTAGRVVVKVAGITIADSDGALTLQEANYAPVQYIPRAHVDMARLERSAHATYCPYKGDCSYFSIPAGGERGRNAVWSYEAPYAAVAAIGAYLAFYPDRVDSIEIIGP, encoded by the coding sequence ATGCCAGGCAAGCCCGTCAGGATCCCCGGCCCCGACCATCCCATCTCCATCACGCCGACCGCCGGCAGGGTGGTGGTCAAGGTGGCCGGCATCACGATTGCCGACAGCGATGGGGCGCTGACCCTGCAGGAGGCAAACTATGCGCCGGTGCAGTACATCCCCCGCGCGCACGTCGACATGGCGCGGCTCGAGCGCAGCGCGCATGCCACCTACTGCCCGTACAAGGGCGACTGCAGCTACTTCTCCATTCCGGCCGGCGGCGAGCGCGGGCGCAATGCGGTGTGGAGCTATGAGGCGCCGTATGCCGCCGTTGCCGCCATCGGCGCGTACCTGGCGTTCTATCCGGACCGTGTCGACAGCATCGAAATCATCGGACCCTAG
- a CDS encoding LysR family transcriptional regulator, with amino-acid sequence MRDLDLTTLRLFVAVCETRNMARAGEQEHIVASAISKRLAQLEETVGATLLERRRHGVIPTPAGEIVLGHARAMLAAADRVTRDMADYGSGVRGQVRLLATVSTMAESLPDDIAAFMQLPAHRDVRVTIEESLSSEVVSALRDGTAPLGICWDAADLEGFQTRPYRSDHLAAVVYAGHPLAQSDSCLFEDTLDYDQIAMPAQTAVQIMLARYAAIQGRRIAHRAVVSTFDAALRCVRAQLGIVIIPAEIATLIATAFGLRVIPLRDDWARRRFAICCRDFSLLSPAAQLLVQFLEDAAAKEAAGAVPAPARSRRRR; translated from the coding sequence ATGCGAGACCTCGACCTCACCACGCTGCGCCTGTTCGTCGCCGTCTGCGAAACCCGCAACATGGCGCGCGCGGGCGAACAGGAACACATCGTCGCTTCGGCCATCAGCAAGCGCCTGGCGCAACTGGAGGAAACCGTCGGCGCCACGCTGCTGGAACGCCGCCGCCACGGCGTCATCCCCACGCCCGCCGGCGAGATCGTGCTGGGGCATGCGCGCGCCATGCTGGCTGCGGCCGACCGCGTGACGCGCGACATGGCCGATTACGGCTCCGGCGTGCGCGGGCAGGTGCGCCTGCTCGCCACGGTGTCGACCATGGCGGAATCGCTGCCTGACGACATCGCCGCCTTCATGCAGTTGCCGGCGCACCGCGACGTGCGCGTGACCATCGAGGAGAGCCTGAGCAGCGAAGTGGTCAGCGCGCTGCGCGACGGCACCGCGCCGCTGGGCATCTGCTGGGACGCGGCCGACCTGGAAGGCTTCCAGACCCGCCCCTACCGCAGCGACCACCTCGCCGCCGTGGTCTACGCGGGGCATCCGCTGGCGCAGTCGGATAGCTGCCTGTTCGAAGACACGCTGGACTACGACCAGATCGCCATGCCGGCGCAGACCGCGGTGCAGATCATGCTGGCACGCTACGCCGCCATCCAGGGGCGGCGCATCGCGCACCGCGCCGTGGTGTCGACCTTCGACGCCGCGCTGCGCTGCGTGCGTGCGCAACTCGGCATCGTCATCATCCCGGCCGAGATCGCCACGCTGATTGCCACGGCCTTCGGCCTGCGCGTGATCCCGCTGCGCGACGACTGGGCGCGGCGGCGCTTTGCCATCTGCTGCCGCGACTTCTCGCTGCTGTCGCCCGCGGCGCAGCTGCTGGTGCAGTTCCTGGAAGACGCCGCGGCGAAGGAAGCGGCGGGTGCCGTGCCTGCGCCGGCCCGGTCACGGCGCAGGCGGTAA
- a CDS encoding CaiB/BaiF CoA transferase family protein, with the protein MTQDNSNSLPLAGVRVVEFTHMVMGPTCGMILADLGAEVIKVEPPGGDKTRNLPGLGIGFFRAFNRNKKSVVLDITTDEGRAAAAELAGQSDILLENFRPGLMQKLGLDYATLSRDYPHLIYVSHKGFLPGPYEHRLALDEVVQMMGGLSYMTGPSGRPLRAGTSVNDIMGGMFGAIGVLAALRERDRTGKGQEIQSALFENCVFLASQHMQQYAMTGEPPPPMPSRVSAWSVYDVFMLAQDEQLFIGAVSDKQFVTLCHVLEHPELIGKPEYASNAARVAVRPQLLEELGAILRHHRCAELAPKLEAAGIPYAPIVRPDQLLDDPHLLASGGLVPMQADDGSTTPTVLLPLLMGGRRPGVRSPLPRAGEHNEEILARLCTERRASA; encoded by the coding sequence ATGACCCAAGACAACAGCAACTCCCTGCCGCTCGCCGGCGTGCGCGTGGTCGAATTCACGCACATGGTGATGGGCCCCACCTGCGGCATGATCCTGGCCGACCTGGGCGCCGAGGTGATCAAGGTCGAACCGCCCGGCGGCGACAAGACGCGCAACCTGCCGGGCCTGGGCATCGGCTTCTTCCGCGCCTTCAACCGCAACAAGAAAAGCGTGGTGCTCGACATCACCACCGATGAAGGCCGCGCCGCCGCTGCCGAACTGGCGGGCCAGAGCGACATCCTGCTGGAGAACTTCCGTCCCGGCCTGATGCAGAAGCTGGGGCTGGACTACGCCACGCTGTCGCGCGACTACCCGCACCTGATCTACGTGTCGCACAAGGGCTTCCTGCCCGGTCCCTACGAGCACCGGCTGGCGCTCGATGAAGTGGTGCAGATGATGGGCGGCCTGTCGTACATGACCGGTCCGAGCGGCCGGCCGCTGCGCGCCGGCACCTCGGTCAACGACATCATGGGCGGCATGTTCGGCGCGATCGGCGTGCTGGCCGCGCTGCGCGAACGCGACCGCACCGGCAAGGGACAGGAGATCCAGAGCGCGCTGTTCGAGAACTGCGTGTTCCTGGCCTCGCAGCACATGCAGCAATACGCGATGACCGGCGAGCCGCCGCCGCCGATGCCGTCGCGCGTGTCGGCGTGGAGCGTGTATGACGTGTTCATGCTGGCACAGGACGAGCAGCTCTTTATCGGCGCGGTCAGCGACAAGCAGTTCGTCACGCTGTGCCACGTGCTCGAGCATCCGGAACTGATCGGCAAGCCCGAGTACGCCAGCAACGCGGCGCGCGTCGCGGTGCGCCCGCAACTGCTGGAAGAGCTGGGCGCGATCCTGCGCCACCATCGCTGCGCGGAACTGGCGCCGAAGCTCGAAGCGGCCGGCATTCCCTATGCGCCGATCGTGCGCCCGGACCAGCTGCTCGACGATCCGCACCTGCTCGCCAGTGGCGGACTGGTGCCGATGCAGGCCGACGACGGCTCGACCACGCCCACGGTGCTGCTGCCGCTGCTGATGGGCGGCCGCCGCCCGGGGGTGCGCAGCCCGCTGCCCCGCGCCGGCGAGCACAACGAAGAAATCCTGGCGCGGCTCTGCACGGAACGCCGCGCAAGCGCCTGA
- a CDS encoding hydroxymethylglutaryl-CoA lyase produces the protein MTHSFPSQAVIREVGLRDGLQSLRTILPTASKLAWIRGAHAAGLRELEVGSFVPARLLPQLADTAELVAFARTLPGLFTSVLVPNLRGAQDALECGADLMIVPLSASHAHSLANLRKTPDEVVAEVARIRAARDASGAKTLIEGGVGTAFGCTLQGHVEADEVLRLMQALLDAGADRVSLADTVGYADPAMVRELFARAIAIAGERFWCGHFHDTRGLGLANVCAALEAGVTRFDACLAGIGGCPHAPGASGNVATEDLAYLLGSMGIETGIDIGRLLALREDVAGWLRDETLHGTLWRAGLPKTYAARPAAIAA, from the coding sequence ATGACGCACTCCTTTCCCAGCCAGGCCGTGATCCGCGAAGTCGGTCTGCGCGATGGCCTGCAAAGCCTCCGCACCATCCTGCCCACCGCCAGCAAGCTTGCATGGATCCGCGGCGCCCACGCTGCCGGGCTGCGCGAACTGGAGGTCGGTTCGTTCGTCCCCGCGCGCCTGTTGCCGCAACTGGCCGATACCGCCGAACTGGTCGCGTTCGCGCGCACGCTGCCGGGCCTGTTCACGTCGGTGCTGGTGCCCAACCTGCGCGGCGCGCAGGACGCGCTGGAATGCGGCGCCGACCTGATGATCGTGCCGCTCTCGGCCAGCCACGCGCACAGCCTTGCCAACCTGCGCAAGACGCCCGATGAAGTGGTTGCCGAAGTGGCGCGCATCCGCGCCGCGCGCGATGCCAGCGGCGCGAAGACGCTGATCGAAGGCGGCGTCGGCACGGCCTTCGGCTGCACGCTGCAGGGCCATGTCGAGGCCGATGAAGTGCTGCGGCTGATGCAGGCGCTGCTCGATGCCGGCGCCGACCGCGTCAGCCTCGCCGACACCGTCGGCTATGCCGATCCGGCCATGGTGCGCGAGCTGTTTGCGCGCGCCATCGCCATCGCCGGCGAGCGCTTCTGGTGCGGCCATTTCCACGACACGCGCGGGCTCGGGCTGGCCAATGTCTGTGCCGCGCTCGAAGCCGGCGTGACCCGCTTCGACGCCTGCCTGGCCGGCATCGGCGGCTGCCCGCATGCGCCCGGCGCCAGCGGCAACGTGGCCACCGAAGACCTGGCCTACCTGCTCGGCAGCATGGGCATCGAGACCGGTATCGACATCGGGCGCCTGCTGGCGCTGCGCGAAGACGTGGCCGGCTGGCTGCGCGACGAGACCCTGCACGGCACGCTGTGGCGCGCCGGCCTGCCCAAGACCTACGCGGCGCGCCCCGCGGCCATCGCTGCCTGA
- a CDS encoding tripartite tricarboxylate transporter substrate binding protein yields the protein MQRRILLKSALALPAMLAVILAVPGLEALAQGGSGKPVRLILPISAGSGVDNIARAAGPALGKAFGQPVVIENLPGAGGITGAAAVVKAQPDGSTLGLVSNNHVINPSVFRAMPFDALKDITPISVIGTTPLVLVVNPKVPAKNVKELVALLKARPDSYNYASSGNGTIIHLAGEMFLDEAGVTARHVPYKGTGPMVNDLLAGQVEMGVVALNAVAPHLKAGTLRAIGLCGDQRSAAAPDIATIAEQGLPRYNVAGWFAVIGPAGMPAAEVKRTHDAFAKAFTSPEVLEAMKKQGTVIEPGTPEAAAAFFRSEAARYAALVKKANVKVE from the coding sequence ATGCAACGTCGCATCCTGCTCAAGTCCGCGCTGGCGCTTCCCGCCATGCTGGCGGTCATCCTCGCCGTGCCCGGCCTCGAAGCGCTGGCCCAGGGCGGATCGGGCAAGCCCGTGCGCCTGATCCTGCCGATCAGCGCCGGCTCCGGCGTCGACAACATCGCGCGCGCGGCCGGGCCGGCGCTGGGCAAGGCCTTCGGCCAGCCGGTGGTGATCGAGAACCTGCCAGGGGCCGGCGGCATCACCGGAGCCGCCGCGGTGGTCAAGGCCCAGCCTGACGGCAGCACGCTCGGGCTGGTATCGAACAACCACGTGATCAACCCCAGCGTGTTCCGCGCGATGCCGTTCGACGCGCTCAAGGACATTACGCCGATCAGCGTGATCGGCACCACGCCGCTGGTGCTGGTGGTCAACCCCAAGGTGCCGGCGAAGAACGTGAAGGAACTGGTGGCGTTGCTCAAGGCCAGGCCCGACAGCTACAACTACGCCTCGTCGGGCAACGGCACCATCATCCACCTGGCGGGCGAGATGTTCCTGGACGAGGCCGGCGTGACGGCACGTCACGTGCCGTACAAGGGCACCGGTCCGATGGTCAACGACCTGCTGGCCGGACAGGTGGAAATGGGCGTGGTCGCGCTCAACGCAGTGGCGCCGCACCTGAAGGCAGGCACGCTGCGCGCCATCGGCCTGTGCGGCGACCAGCGCAGCGCCGCCGCGCCGGACATTGCCACCATCGCCGAACAGGGCCTGCCGCGCTACAACGTCGCCGGCTGGTTCGCGGTCATCGGCCCTGCCGGCATGCCGGCGGCCGAAGTCAAACGCACGCACGATGCCTTTGCCAAAGCCTTCACGTCTCCCGAAGTGCTGGAAGCGATGAAGAAGCAGGGCACGGTGATCGAGCCCGGCACGCCCGAGGCCGCCGCCGCCTTCTTCCGCAGCGAAGCCGCACGCTACGCCGCGCTGGTGAAGAAGGCCAACGTAAAGGTCGAATAG